One window of Clostridiisalibacter paucivorans DSM 22131 genomic DNA carries:
- the purD gene encoding phosphoribosylamine--glycine ligase, which produces MKVLVVGNGAREHALVWKIAQSNKVSKIYCAPGNGGISNIAQCVNINPGDVDTLLGFALKEGIDLTVVGPELPLVNGIVDKFNEKGLNIFGPNKKASMLEGSKTFSKRFMEKYDIPTARFKSYDNAQDAIGDLDNFDCPLVIKADGLAAGKGVVICNTYKEAEDTILQMIEKNKFGDAGKNIVIEEFLEGIEVSLLCFVDGKNIVPMESARDYKKALDGDKGLNTGGMGCFSPNPILNEGLTNRINKEILTKIMTGFNRENIEFKGVLFIGFMITEKGPKILEFNVRFGDPETEVVIPRLESDIIDIFTKVIDGNINSSDIKWSNKRTLCVIAASGGYPESYEKGKLVSGLDSLDDDILVFHGGTKNIDKDIYTNGGRVLAVTALGENLYEAREKAYKNIKKVKFQGIQYRNDIGKLD; this is translated from the coding sequence ATGAAGGTTTTGGTTGTGGGAAATGGTGCTAGGGAACATGCATTGGTTTGGAAGATAGCTCAAAGTAATAAAGTATCCAAGATATATTGTGCCCCTGGTAACGGTGGAATAAGTAATATAGCCCAATGCGTAAACATAAACCCTGGTGATGTGGATACATTGTTGGGATTTGCACTAAAAGAAGGAATTGACCTTACAGTGGTAGGCCCAGAATTACCTCTAGTAAATGGTATAGTAGATAAATTCAATGAAAAGGGACTTAATATATTTGGTCCCAATAAGAAAGCGTCCATGTTGGAAGGGAGCAAGACATTTTCTAAAAGATTTATGGAAAAATATGATATCCCAACTGCTAGATTTAAATCATATGACAATGCACAGGATGCAATAGGGGATTTGGATAATTTTGATTGCCCATTGGTAATAAAAGCCGATGGACTTGCAGCAGGTAAAGGTGTAGTAATATGTAATACTTATAAAGAAGCAGAAGATACAATTTTACAGATGATAGAAAAAAATAAATTTGGAGATGCAGGAAAAAATATTGTTATAGAGGAATTTTTAGAGGGAATAGAGGTATCTTTATTGTGTTTTGTAGATGGTAAAAATATAGTGCCTATGGAGAGTGCCAGAGATTATAAAAAGGCATTGGATGGAGATAAAGGATTAAACACTGGTGGTATGGGATGCTTTTCTCCTAATCCCATATTAAATGAAGGATTAACCAATAGAATAAACAAAGAGATACTCACTAAAATAATGACAGGATTTAATAGAGAAAATATTGAGTTTAAAGGGGTACTTTTTATAGGATTCATGATTACTGAAAAGGGACCTAAGATATTAGAATTCAATGTAAGGTTTGGTGATCCAGAGACAGAGGTAGTTATCCCTAGGCTTGAATCAGATATAATAGATATCTTTACTAAGGTTATAGATGGAAATATAAATTCCTCAGATATTAAGTGGTCAAATAAAAGGACCCTCTGTGTAATAGCTGCATCGGGAGGATATCCCGAGAGCTATGAAAAGGGCAAATTAGTATCAGGATTAGATAGTTTGGATGACGATATACTTGTATTTCATGGTGGGACAAAGAATATAGATAAAGACATATATACAAATGGAGGAAGGGTTTTAGCAGTAACAGCACTGGGGGAAAATCTATACGAGGCAAGGGAAAAGGCATATAAAAATATAAAAAAAGTAAAATTTCAAGGTATACAATATAGGAATGATATAGGAAAATTAGATTAG
- the purN gene encoding phosphoribosylglycinamide formyltransferase — protein MSSVNIGVLISGGGTNLQSIIDNVDTGYINGSIKVVISNKENAYGLVRAEKKGIDSIFIDKSKYQSTEDMDKAIIKELQDRDVELVILAGYINILSEGFIEYYQNRIINIHPSLIPSFCGKGFYGIRVHRAVVDYGVKVTGATVHFVDKGTDTGAIILQDTAYISPNDTPEDVQQKVLKIEHRLLPKAVKLYCDGKIKLDGRKVILE, from the coding sequence ATGTCATCAGTAAATATAGGAGTACTAATATCAGGTGGTGGAACTAATCTACAATCTATAATAGATAATGTAGATACAGGCTATATAAATGGTAGCATTAAGGTGGTTATATCCAATAAAGAAAATGCCTATGGTTTAGTAAGGGCAGAAAAGAAAGGCATAGATAGCATATTTATAGATAAGAGTAAATATCAAAGTACAGAAGATATGGATAAGGCCATAATCAAAGAGCTTCAAGATAGAGATGTGGAGTTGGTAATATTAGCAGGGTATATAAATATTCTCAGTGAAGGATTTATAGAGTACTACCAAAACAGAATAATAAATATACACCCTTCCTTAATACCAAGTTTTTGTGGAAAGGGATTCTATGGCATTAGGGTTCATAGGGCAGTGGTAGATTATGGAGTTAAAGTCACAGGAGCTACAGTACATTTTGTAGACAAGGGGACAGATACAGGTGCCATAATACTACAAGATACAGCTTATATCTCTCCAAATGATACGCCAGAAGATGTACAACAAAAGGTCCTTAAGATAGAACATAGATTACTACCAAAGGCAGTGAAATTATATTGTGATGGAAAAATAAAGTTGGATGGAAGAAAGGTTATATTAGAATAA
- the purH gene encoding bifunctional phosphoribosylaminoimidazolecarboxamide formyltransferase/IMP cyclohydrolase, which yields MKRRALVSVYDKTGIVEFVKELVAMDWEIVSTGGTAKKLKEAGIETIDVSDITEFPECFDGRVKTLHPRIHGGLLALRDNSEHMDTMGDLNIQPIDMVINNLYPFKETLLNENSKHMDIIENIDIGGPSMLRAAAKNYKFVTVVIDPKDYNTVIEKLKADGDIDEKTKTYLAAKVFQHTSTYDTLISSYFNDIAGIEFPDFISLTYEKRQDLRYGENPHQKAAFYEDMIEVHGTLSDAVQFHGKELSFNNINDTNGALEILKEYDDITVVAVKHANPCGIGSGNSVKEAFKKAYEGDKISIFGGIVASNEEIDKETAKMINKIFIEVVIAPSYTDEALDILKGKKNIRILKLDNIKRKKYVTRDMKKVLGGILVQDRNEELLKGDLKVVTDRKPSDKELEDLLFGWKAVKNTKSNGIVLAKDKGTVAVGPGQVSRIWALENAIKQAGQNTKGAVMASDAFFPFPDCVEAAFKAGITAIIQPGGSIRDQESIDAANKYGIAMVFTGMRHFKH from the coding sequence ATGAAAAGAAGGGCATTGGTAAGTGTTTATGATAAAACAGGTATAGTTGAATTTGTGAAGGAACTTGTAGCTATGGATTGGGAAATTGTATCTACAGGTGGTACAGCTAAGAAGCTTAAGGAAGCGGGTATAGAGACTATAGATGTATCAGATATAACAGAATTTCCAGAGTGCTTTGATGGCAGAGTAAAGACTTTGCATCCCAGGATACATGGAGGACTATTGGCATTAAGGGATAATAGTGAGCATATGGACACTATGGGCGATTTGAATATACAGCCTATAGATATGGTTATAAACAATCTGTACCCATTTAAGGAAACACTGTTAAATGAAAATTCTAAACATATGGATATAATAGAGAATATAGACATAGGTGGTCCATCTATGCTTAGAGCTGCAGCTAAAAACTATAAATTTGTTACAGTTGTTATAGATCCCAAAGACTATAATACGGTGATTGAGAAACTTAAAGCAGATGGAGATATAGATGAAAAGACTAAAACATATTTGGCTGCAAAGGTATTTCAGCATACCAGTACATATGATACATTGATTTCATCATACTTTAATGATATAGCAGGTATTGAATTTCCTGATTTTATATCTTTGACATATGAAAAAAGACAGGATTTAAGATATGGAGAAAATCCACATCAAAAAGCTGCATTTTATGAAGATATGATAGAAGTTCATGGGACCCTTTCTGATGCGGTACAATTCCATGGTAAAGAGTTGTCCTTCAATAATATAAATGATACCAATGGAGCATTGGAGATATTGAAGGAATATGATGATATTACGGTAGTAGCTGTAAAACATGCTAATCCCTGTGGGATAGGGAGTGGTAACTCTGTTAAAGAGGCATTTAAAAAGGCATATGAAGGAGATAAGATATCTATATTTGGAGGGATAGTAGCTTCAAATGAGGAAATAGACAAAGAAACTGCTAAAATGATAAATAAGATATTTATAGAGGTAGTAATAGCTCCTTCATATACAGATGAAGCACTTGACATATTAAAAGGTAAAAAGAATATAAGAATACTTAAATTGGACAATATAAAAAGAAAAAAATATGTTACTAGAGATATGAAGAAGGTATTGGGCGGTATATTAGTACAGGATAGAAACGAAGAATTACTTAAGGGTGATTTAAAAGTAGTTACTGATAGAAAGCCTAGTGATAAAGAGCTGGAAGATTTATTGTTCGGATGGAAAGCTGTAAAAAACACTAAATCCAATGGCATAGTATTGGCTAAGGATAAGGGGACAGTGGCAGTAGGTCCAGGACAGGTTAGTAGGATATGGGCATTGGAAAATGCAATAAAACAAGCTGGACAAAATACTAAAGGGGCAGTTATGGCATCGGACGCATTTTTCCCATTTCCCGATTGTGTGGAGGCAGCATTTAAAGCAGGAATTACTGCGATAATTCAGCCTGGAGGCTCCATAAGAGACCAAGAATCTATAGATGCAGCCAATAAATATGGTATAGCCATGGTATTTACAGGCATGAGACATTTTAAACATTAG
- a CDS encoding YfcC family protein: MSDNSNVANGKKKKFKVPHVYVILLCIVAICTVLTYLIPAGEYSMMEAASGRTVVDPDSFQYMEKTPVNLFGFLKSVPKGMAETAEIIFFIFIVGGSFAVVEATGAIEAVLGKITKSMAGREKALIPIIMFAFSLGGGIFGMAEETLPFIPIMVTLAIGLGFDSLTGVGMVLAGAGAGFAGAFMNPFTVGVAQGIAELPLFSGMGYRLVVYAIMITLATSFVYWYAGKVKKNPKSSLMYEFDKTREDVLDLNNLTPLTGNHKLVLLTVAATIGLLVFGVVKYGWYIQEISALFLGMAIVVALVGKLGFNGFAEELIKGMANLAGGALVVGFARAILVVLTEGHILDTILYTTSGVVSQLPSAFAAVGMYVFQCFLNFIVPSGSGQAAVSIPILAPLSDLVGVTRQTAVLAYQFGDGISNIFTPTSGFFMAGLALAKVPWSKWAKWFLPLLLIEYVVAGILVFIAHMINFGPF; encoded by the coding sequence ATGAGTGACAATTCTAATGTTGCCAATGGCAAAAAGAAAAAATTTAAAGTACCCCATGTATATGTAATTCTACTGTGTATTGTTGCAATATGTACTGTTCTTACTTATCTAATTCCCGCTGGAGAATATAGTATGATGGAAGCTGCCAGCGGCAGAACCGTTGTTGATCCCGATTCTTTTCAGTATATGGAGAAAACCCCTGTTAATCTATTTGGTTTTCTAAAATCAGTTCCAAAGGGCATGGCAGAAACTGCAGAAATTATATTTTTCATATTTATAGTAGGTGGTTCCTTTGCAGTTGTTGAAGCTACAGGGGCTATAGAAGCCGTTCTTGGAAAAATCACTAAGTCAATGGCTGGAAGAGAAAAAGCTCTAATTCCAATAATTATGTTTGCATTTTCTTTAGGTGGGGGTATATTCGGTATGGCAGAAGAAACCTTGCCCTTTATTCCCATAATGGTAACCTTAGCAATAGGACTAGGTTTTGACTCCCTTACAGGAGTTGGAATGGTATTGGCTGGAGCTGGTGCAGGATTTGCTGGTGCATTTATGAATCCCTTTACTGTAGGTGTTGCACAAGGTATAGCTGAACTTCCGCTATTTTCTGGTATGGGTTATAGACTAGTTGTATACGCTATCATGATAACTTTAGCAACTTCTTTTGTATATTGGTATGCTGGTAAGGTAAAGAAAAACCCTAAAAGCAGTTTAATGTATGAGTTTGACAAAACTAGGGAAGATGTATTAGATCTAAATAACTTAACTCCCCTTACAGGTAATCATAAATTAGTACTTTTAACTGTTGCAGCCACAATAGGACTATTAGTATTTGGAGTAGTTAAATATGGGTGGTATATACAAGAGATATCTGCACTATTTTTAGGTATGGCAATAGTTGTTGCCCTTGTGGGAAAACTTGGTTTCAATGGATTTGCTGAAGAATTAATAAAGGGTATGGCTAATTTAGCTGGTGGTGCATTAGTTGTAGGTTTTGCCCGTGCCATACTAGTAGTACTTACTGAGGGACATATATTGGATACTATATTATACACTACTTCTGGAGTAGTATCCCAATTGCCTTCAGCATTTGCAGCCGTAGGTATGTATGTATTCCAATGTTTCTTGAACTTTATAGTACCTTCAGGAAGTGGACAAGCAGCAGTTTCCATCCCTATATTGGCCCCCCTTTCTGATTTAGTAGGTGTTACCAGACAAACCGCTGTTCTTGCTTATCAGTTTGGTGATGGTATATCAAACATATTTACTCCTACATCGGGATTCTTCATGGCTGGGCTTGCATTGGCCAAGGTTCCTTGGAGTAAATGGGCAAAATGGTTTTTACCACTATTATTAATAGAATATGTAGTAGCTGGAATATTGGTATTTATAGCTCATATGATTAACTTCGGACCATTTTAA
- a CDS encoding methyl-accepting chemotaxis protein yields MFLNKGHYEEMIDKIINGELNEENVKKNDRVAKKLIDLNRHFSLNKDDVKKLMNYAISIAVDISKFDVNLRHQSSRVVDSTNNINEISQVIYSTFEEITASMDVVEKNSGEFVDSMNNISHKANDIKKGVIDNNETLEYIEQDIVEVKSITEKMSNNVGELIDVADKVNKALESINGIAEQINMLALNASIEAARAGEHGRGFNVVAEEIRKLSIDTKELVGSLGGLVDKINIASSHSSESVSKSVEGISKINERIEHIGKSFDETENFVKKIDDDINSVNAFSQELSASIEQVSAAMEETVTTTEKMNKVVENLSDVSLEIENIAENMDKLEKKVSRSAKISGEIGSTEMCRFTNDEFINAVKPSIQAHRKWVNVLRDMVDYMDVRPLQTDSHKCSFGHFYHSVEPKHPEIIKPWREIDEYHDTLHNLGHEVIENIQANNKKAAQENLEQAVEISENIISIFEDLVDTAGKLKERGEMVF; encoded by the coding sequence ATGTTTTTGAATAAAGGTCATTATGAAGAAATGATAGATAAAATAATTAATGGAGAATTAAATGAGGAAAATGTGAAAAAAAATGATAGAGTTGCTAAAAAGCTCATTGATTTAAATCGCCATTTTTCGTTAAATAAAGATGATGTTAAAAAGCTGATGAATTATGCCATAAGTATAGCTGTAGATATAAGTAAATTTGATGTAAATCTTAGGCACCAATCTTCTAGGGTAGTAGATAGTACAAATAATATCAATGAAATATCCCAAGTAATATATAGTACCTTTGAGGAAATAACTGCAAGCATGGATGTGGTAGAAAAAAATAGTGGTGAATTTGTAGATTCAATGAACAATATATCCCATAAAGCTAATGATATCAAAAAAGGAGTTATAGATAATAATGAAACTTTGGAGTATATAGAGCAGGATATAGTTGAGGTTAAATCTATTACAGAAAAAATGAGTAATAATGTAGGAGAGCTTATTGATGTGGCAGATAAGGTAAATAAAGCATTGGAGAGCATTAACGGCATAGCAGAACAGATAAATATGTTGGCATTAAATGCATCTATAGAAGCAGCTAGAGCAGGAGAACATGGAAGGGGATTCAATGTAGTAGCAGAGGAGATAAGAAAACTTTCTATAGATACTAAGGAATTGGTTGGTTCATTGGGAGGCCTTGTAGATAAAATAAATATAGCGTCATCTCATAGTTCAGAAAGTGTAAGCAAATCTGTAGAAGGTATATCTAAAATTAACGAAAGGATTGAACATATAGGAAAAAGCTTTGATGAGACTGAGAATTTTGTAAAAAAAATAGATGATGACATAAATAGTGTCAATGCATTTAGTCAAGAATTAAGTGCATCCATAGAACAGGTTTCAGCAGCGATGGAAGAGACTGTTACTACCACTGAAAAGATGAATAAAGTAGTAGAGAATTTATCGGATGTTTCATTGGAGATAGAGAATATAGCTGAAAACATGGATAAATTAGAGAAAAAGGTATCTAGATCTGCCAAAATAAGTGGAGAGATAGGTAGTACAGAGATGTGTAGGTTTACTAACGATGAGTTTATAAATGCAGTTAAGCCTTCTATACAGGCCCATAGGAAGTGGGTTAATGTACTTAGAGATATGGTCGATTATATGGATGTAAGACCGTTACAGACAGATAGTCATAAATGCTCATTTGGACATTTTTATCATTCAGTGGAACCTAAACATCCAGAAATCATAAAACCATGGAGGGAAATAGATGAATACCATGATACATTACATAATTTGGGTCATGAAGTAATAGAGAATATACAAGCAAATAATAAAAAAGCTGCTCAAGAAAACTTAGAGCAGGCAGTTGAAATTTCTGAAAATATTATATCTATTTTCGAAGATTTAGTAGATACCGCTGGGAAGTTAAAAGAAAGAGGAGAAATGGTATTTTAG
- a CDS encoding IclR family transcriptional regulator, whose protein sequence is MDNNKLSSIEKALIILNQLSEPPFEYKAIDLSKILGINRTTVHRDLDILIQNDFVIKNDLNKTYRLGPKLYNLGSVYLHNFNFENKILEILNKISEETKESVGLAIRDYEKVISLYEIEFFQPLKMNYRPGIFYPMNRGCYGKCLMAYYDEDKVKKLLQKQKFEKVCINTLTTTEEILAEYDKIKRQGYVTSIEETFKYAIGVGVPIFNCNNEVTTCLAVSFFKDDYYLEKIEKFKEILSSYADQIAKYIP, encoded by the coding sequence ATGGACAATAATAAATTATCTAGTATCGAAAAGGCCCTAATTATTCTTAATCAGCTAAGTGAACCACCTTTTGAATATAAAGCTATAGACCTCTCAAAGATACTTGGCATAAATAGAACCACAGTTCATAGAGATTTAGATATATTAATACAAAATGATTTTGTAATAAAAAATGACTTAAACAAGACATATAGACTTGGACCTAAACTATATAATTTAGGATCTGTATACCTACATAATTTTAATTTCGAAAACAAGATACTAGAGATATTGAATAAAATTTCAGAAGAAACTAAAGAATCTGTAGGTTTAGCCATAAGAGACTATGAAAAAGTGATCTCTTTATATGAAATCGAATTCTTCCAACCCTTGAAAATGAACTATAGACCAGGTATTTTCTATCCTATGAATAGAGGGTGCTATGGCAAATGTCTTATGGCATATTATGATGAAGATAAAGTTAAAAAATTACTCCAAAAACAAAAATTTGAAAAAGTATGTATAAATACATTGACTACAACCGAAGAAATATTAGCAGAATACGATAAAATAAAAAGGCAAGGATATGTTACAAGTATCGAAGAAACTTTCAAGTATGCAATAGGTGTTGGAGTACCAATATTTAATTGTAATAACGAAGTTACTACTTGTCTAGCAGTATCTTTTTTTAAAGACGATTATTATCTAGAAAAAATTGAAAAATTCAAAGAAATATTGAGCTCATATGCTGACCAAATAGCAAAATATATCCCATAA
- a CDS encoding DMT family transporter, with amino-acid sequence MDKTVEISKDNTLIVAYFYLLLSSFTWALGTIIVKMYIGDIPVFHLLVGRFAFGGLIVFLMAPKKVKTIEKKDLKLGTILGLLIFTTYALNVLGLKYTSASKSGFLTALSVLFIPIMQTIIYKKIPSKWTVTTVILSVIGLRLISEINGGSFNLGDSITILCALSYTFYMLILEKFGKDMDDHKLSLIQLGFVAMVSLIFAAILEGLDLKLIWEGIIPIIVMGVFGTGMTMFLQTKAMKTATPEAAGVILLGEPLFTLILAYIILNEVILFKGLIGSLIILSSLIIAVVKKI; translated from the coding sequence ATGGATAAAACTGTGGAGATTTCAAAGGATAATACATTAATAGTTGCCTATTTTTATTTGTTATTATCCTCTTTTACATGGGCTTTAGGAACAATAATAGTAAAGATGTATATAGGTGATATCCCTGTATTTCATCTTTTAGTTGGACGATTTGCTTTTGGAGGGCTAATCGTTTTTCTTATGGCACCTAAAAAGGTAAAAACTATAGAGAAAAAAGATTTAAAACTAGGGACCATATTGGGACTTTTGATATTTACTACCTATGCATTAAATGTATTGGGTCTTAAATATACCAGTGCATCAAAATCAGGGTTTCTTACGGCACTTTCTGTATTGTTTATACCCATAATGCAGACTATAATATATAAAAAAATTCCCTCTAAATGGACTGTTACAACGGTTATACTCTCTGTTATAGGGCTTCGACTAATTTCTGAAATTAATGGTGGCTCTTTTAATTTGGGAGATTCTATCACTATACTCTGTGCACTATCCTATACTTTTTATATGCTCATATTAGAAAAATTCGGTAAAGATATGGATGATCATAAATTGTCTTTGATCCAACTTGGCTTCGTGGCAATGGTCAGTCTTATTTTTGCTGCTATACTTGAAGGATTAGATTTAAAATTAATTTGGGAAGGTATTATTCCAATAATAGTAATGGGGGTATTTGGTACCGGAATGACCATGTTTCTTCAGACTAAAGCTATGAAAACAGCCACTCCGGAGGCTGCTGGAGTCATATTATTGGGTGAACCCCTATTTACTCTTATATTGGCATATATTATACTTAATGAGGTCATACTATTTAAAGGGCTAATAGGAAGCCTTATTATATTGTCTTCATTAATTATAGCCGTAGTCAAAAAGATCTAA
- a CDS encoding cation:proton antiporter, whose amino-acid sequence MNPFISLGISLILGIILGRLLNKLNVPAVAGYIIAGLIMGISGLNILDSTIIENLSFLSDLALGIIAFNIGSELKLPVIRKLGKSIFLIAFCEAFGAFILVTGIMLVLKQDISTALILGAVSSATAPAATVMVLKEYGAKGPLTSTLLGVVAIDDAICLMIYSIASSIAKVFIKHEVVTIYKVLVHPIMEIALSIVCGAVLGILLVYLIKISRKESEMLPFTVGTILLLVGLSGMFNLSPLLAAMSLGIMVANVSSNSRRAFSSLELFSPPIISSFFILAGSRLDIRLLPHIGIIGVAYLLFRIAGKILGAMLGGKLAKAPNIVTKNIGFGLLSQVGVAVGLAIVVSREFSGSPLGSIVITILLATTIFTEIIGPIATKKAIMNAKEANI is encoded by the coding sequence ATGAATCCATTTATAAGTTTGGGAATTTCATTAATTTTAGGTATTATTTTGGGTAGATTATTAAATAAGTTAAATGTTCCTGCTGTAGCAGGATATATTATCGCTGGTCTTATAATGGGAATATCAGGATTAAATATCCTTGATAGTACCATAATAGAAAATTTGTCTTTTTTAAGCGATCTTGCCCTTGGGATTATTGCCTTCAACATAGGTAGTGAATTGAAACTACCTGTAATTCGTAAATTAGGAAAGAGTATTTTCTTGATAGCATTTTGCGAAGCATTTGGAGCATTTATCTTGGTAACAGGAATAATGCTTGTACTTAAACAAGATATATCTACAGCCCTTATATTAGGAGCCGTATCTTCTGCTACTGCTCCCGCAGCTACTGTAATGGTATTAAAGGAATATGGCGCTAAAGGGCCTTTAACCAGTACTCTTTTAGGTGTTGTGGCCATAGATGATGCAATATGTCTTATGATTTATTCCATAGCTTCATCTATAGCAAAGGTATTTATCAAACATGAAGTAGTTACCATATATAAGGTCTTGGTACATCCAATAATGGAAATAGCTCTATCCATAGTATGCGGTGCTGTTCTAGGTATTCTATTGGTTTATTTAATTAAGATATCTAGAAAAGAATCTGAAATGCTTCCATTTACCGTGGGAACCATCCTTCTATTAGTAGGATTAAGTGGAATGTTTAACCTATCTCCTCTTTTGGCAGCTATGAGTTTAGGTATAATGGTAGCCAATGTTTCATCCAATAGTAGAAGAGCTTTTTCATCACTGGAATTATTTTCTCCACCAATTATATCCTCATTTTTTATATTGGCAGGGTCAAGATTAGATATAAGACTATTGCCCCATATAGGTATAATAGGAGTGGCATATCTATTGTTTAGAATAGCAGGAAAAATTCTAGGAGCAATGTTGGGAGGTAAATTAGCTAAAGCGCCTAATATTGTAACTAAAAACATAGGATTTGGTCTATTGTCCCAAGTAGGTGTTGCAGTGGGACTAGCCATTGTAGTAAGTAGAGAATTTAGTGGTTCACCATTGGGTTCTATAGTTATTACTATATTATTAGCTACTACAATATTTACTGAGATAATTGGACCTATTGCTACTAAAAAAGCTATAATGAACGCCAAAGAAGCTAATATATAA
- a CDS encoding YerC/YecD family TrpR-related protein: MTYESKIKDKVIDELFEAVLKLENMEECYRFFEDICTIKEIESIAQRLQVAKLLRQDKTYNYIEDETGVSTATISRISRYLNYGANGYNIILERLGYSDKKADIEEEND; encoded by the coding sequence TTGACATATGAGTCTAAGATTAAGGATAAGGTTATAGATGAGCTGTTTGAAGCTGTATTGAAATTGGAAAATATGGAAGAATGCTACAGATTTTTTGAGGATATTTGTACCATAAAGGAGATAGAGTCCATCGCCCAAAGATTGCAGGTGGCAAAACTTCTTAGACAGGACAAGACTTATAATTATATAGAAGATGAAACAGGAGTAAGTACGGCAACTATAAGTAGGATTAGTAGATACCTGAATTATGGAGCAAATGGATATAATATAATATTAGAGAGATTAGGGTATAGTGATAAAAAAGCAGATATAGAAGAGGAAAATGATTAG
- a CDS encoding M20 family metallopeptidase gives MENLERIKSSISESEVVEIIKKLVEIPSYPGIENQETKVAQCIKGIFEKEGISANVIPVTEGRCNVIAKLKGTGNGKSLLLTGHIDTVPPYDMKDPCTLKVDGNKLYGRGTVDMKGPLSCMIASMIAIKRSKIVLDGDLIFAGVIDEEEGSEGTIALLEEGLSVDGAIVGEPSDMDICVAHRGLEWIEFHFKGKTVHGGKQSEGINAISKASDFIQNIKENVIPEIYSNNHSIIGTSSMNYGTIEGGTQPSTVAGNCILKIDRRWIPGEKYQDVLKQYQDVIDEMAKKDPKFRCEMKIMDESVMRKGYVHEALETDTKHPLVTITKNLTNKIYIKQPKLTFFPAWSDGGLLSSYGNIPTIIFAPGDLESAHSSEEFIDKTQIYPATLIYATIAIDFCNNKL, from the coding sequence ATGGAAAATTTAGAAAGAATCAAATCATCTATATCGGAAAGTGAGGTTGTAGAAATCATAAAAAAATTAGTAGAAATCCCTAGCTATCCCGGTATAGAAAATCAAGAGACAAAGGTAGCACAATGTATTAAAGGTATTTTTGAAAAAGAAGGTATATCTGCCAATGTGATCCCTGTAACTGAAGGACGATGTAATGTAATAGCTAAACTTAAGGGTACAGGTAATGGCAAATCTTTATTACTCACAGGTCATATTGATACCGTTCCTCCTTATGACATGAAAGATCCATGTACATTAAAAGTAGACGGCAATAAATTATATGGTAGAGGAACTGTAGACATGAAAGGTCCTTTATCTTGTATGATTGCTTCTATGATTGCGATAAAAAGGTCAAAAATAGTTCTTGATGGAGACTTAATCTTTGCTGGTGTCATTGATGAAGAAGAAGGGAGCGAAGGTACTATAGCATTACTAGAAGAAGGCTTGAGTGTAGATGGGGCTATAGTAGGGGAACCTTCAGATATGGATATATGTGTTGCCCATAGAGGTCTAGAGTGGATTGAATTCCATTTCAAAGGCAAGACTGTACACGGTGGAAAACAAAGTGAAGGTATAAATGCTATATCTAAGGCCTCTGATTTTATTCAAAATATTAAAGAAAATGTTATCCCTGAGATTTATTCAAATAATCATTCCATTATAGGCACATCTTCTATGAATTATGGTACCATAGAAGGTGGCACTCAACCAAGTACCGTAGCAGGAAATTGTATCTTAAAGATTGATAGGAGATGGATTCCCGGTGAAAAATATCAAGATGTGTTAAAACAATATCAAGATGTTATAGATGAAATGGCTAAAAAAGATCCTAAATTTAGATGTGAAATGAAAATCATGGATGAAAGTGTTATGAGAAAAGGATATGTACATGAAGCACTGGAAACTGATACAAAACATCCATTAGTCACTATAACTAAAAACTTGACAAATAAAATATATATTAAACAGCCTAAACTTACATTTTTCCCCGCATGGAGTGATGGTGGGCTTCTCAGTAGCTATGGAAATATTCCTACAATAATATTTGCTCCTGGAGATTTGGAGTCTGCCCATTCTTCTGAAGAGTTTATAGATAAGACTCAAATTTATCCTGCTACATTAATCTATGCTACTATAGCAATAGATTTTTGTAATAATAAATTATAG